A region of Gloeocapsa sp. PCC 73106 DNA encodes the following proteins:
- a CDS encoding phosphodiester glycosidase family protein, producing the protein MSLKSLWLWLGGGMLIALLLHLNVSSQTTELQYRTYDLPQALIHTLLIPRTSNFVVTVAQTETLATVAEFAEQYGAIASLNGGFFDPHNQLSTSYLVQNGRVIATPQDNPRLVGNPDLKPYLPQIFNRSEFRRYQCFTGTRYALTQRSDPIPTGCMLVDALGAGPRLLPENTSTTEAFLAYAEGKLIRDALGSKQKNARTAIALTPEGDVLWIMVAQKSTPSGDSGLSLEQLAAFCRSLGVKAALNLDGGSSSSLYWEGKTYYGKVSRPVKSVLLLRNCQCDRFRRV; encoded by the coding sequence GTGAGTCTGAAATCATTATGGCTGTGGCTGGGGGGGGGTATGCTGATCGCTCTGTTGCTCCACCTGAATGTATCCTCCCAAACTACTGAGCTCCAATATCGAACCTACGATTTACCTCAAGCTTTGATTCACACTCTGCTTATTCCTCGTACCAGTAATTTCGTAGTCACCGTTGCTCAAACAGAAACCTTAGCTACGGTTGCTGAATTTGCGGAGCAGTATGGAGCGATCGCCTCGCTCAACGGGGGCTTTTTTGACCCTCATAACCAGCTATCTACTTCCTATTTAGTTCAAAATGGTCGAGTTATCGCCACCCCCCAAGATAACCCCAGACTGGTGGGTAATCCCGATTTAAAGCCCTATCTTCCTCAAATTTTTAATCGCAGTGAGTTTCGTCGTTATCAATGTTTTACTGGTACTAGATACGCTCTAACTCAACGCTCGGATCCGATTCCAACGGGCTGTATGTTAGTAGATGCTCTCGGTGCTGGTCCTAGATTACTTCCTGAAAATACTAGTACTACAGAAGCTTTTCTCGCCTACGCTGAGGGTAAGTTAATTAGGGATGCTCTGGGGAGTAAACAGAAGAACGCGCGCACGGCGATCGCTCTTACCCCCGAGGGAGATGTACTCTGGATCATGGTCGCCCAAAAGTCTACCCCATCAGGAGATTCTGGTTTATCCCTGGAGCAGTTGGCGGCTTTTTGTCGTAGTTTGGGGGTAAAAGCAGCTCTCAATTTAGATGGGGGGAGTTCCAGTAGTTTATATTGGGAGGGTAAGACCTACTATGGTAAAGTATCTCGTCCAGTTAAATCTGTTTTGTTATTGCGCAACTGCCAGTGTGACAGATTCAGACGGGTTTAG
- the lepA gene encoding translation elongation factor 4, protein MTNTPVSRIRNFSIIAHIDHGKSTLADRMLQITNTVSQRDMKAQFLDNMDLERERGITIKLQAARMNYRAKDGQDYVLNLIDTPGHVDFSYEVSRSLAACEGALLVVDASQGVEAQTMANVYLALENDLEIIPILNKIDLPSAEPERVAAEIEEILGLDCSNIIKASAKAGIGIDEILEAIIKLVPPPEDKVEEPLRALIFDSYYDAYRGVVVYFRVMDGRLRTGDRIRLMASHKEYQIDEIGILSPHQIPLDELHAGEVGYLAAAIKAVEDARVGDTITLANDPAEVALPGYTEAKPMVFCGLFPIDSDQYENLREALNKLKLNDAALHYEPETSTAMGFGFRCGFLGLLHMEIVQERLEREYDLDLITTAPSVVYRVTTTDGEILEIDNPSQLPPAQKREQIEEPYIQVEIITAETYVGALMELCQTRRGIFKDMRYFTQTRTKLIYELPLAEVITDFFDQLKSRSRGYASMEYQLIGYRVNSLVKLDVLVNGDSVDSLAMIVHQDKAYNMGRALVEKLKELIPRHQFKIPIQAAIGSRIIASEQIPALRKDVLAKCYGGDISRKKKLLQKQAKGKKRMKSIGTVDVPQEAFMAVLRLTQ, encoded by the coding sequence ATGACTAACACCCCCGTCTCGCGTATTCGTAACTTCTCAATTATTGCCCATATTGACCACGGCAAATCAACTTTAGCTGATCGTATGCTCCAAATTACTAATACGGTTAGTCAGAGAGATATGAAAGCGCAATTTCTAGATAATATGGACTTAGAAAGAGAACGGGGCATTACCATAAAGCTACAAGCGGCAAGGATGAATTATAGAGCCAAAGACGGTCAAGATTATGTGCTCAACTTAATTGATACACCCGGACACGTAGACTTTTCCTACGAAGTATCTCGCTCTCTAGCTGCTTGCGAAGGCGCTTTACTCGTGGTAGACGCTTCCCAAGGAGTAGAAGCTCAAACCATGGCTAACGTCTATTTAGCTTTAGAAAATGATTTGGAAATTATTCCCATTTTAAATAAAATAGACTTACCCAGCGCAGAGCCAGAAAGAGTCGCCGCAGAAATAGAAGAAATTCTCGGCTTAGATTGCAGCAACATTATCAAAGCCTCAGCTAAAGCAGGAATCGGTATAGATGAAATCCTAGAGGCGATCATTAAGCTAGTACCCCCTCCTGAAGATAAAGTAGAAGAACCCTTAAGAGCGCTGATCTTCGATAGTTACTACGATGCCTATAGAGGTGTAGTGGTTTATTTTCGCGTCATGGATGGTCGTTTACGTACAGGCGATCGCATCCGCTTAATGGCTTCCCACAAAGAATATCAAATCGATGAAATCGGTATACTCTCCCCCCATCAAATTCCCCTAGATGAACTCCACGCGGGTGAAGTGGGTTATCTAGCTGCGGCGATTAAAGCCGTAGAAGACGCTCGGGTTGGTGATACCATTACCCTAGCTAACGACCCGGCGGAGGTAGCACTACCGGGTTATACAGAGGCTAAACCCATGGTTTTCTGCGGTTTATTCCCCATAGATTCGGATCAATACGAAAACTTACGGGAGGCTCTCAACAAACTCAAACTTAACGACGCAGCTTTACACTACGAACCAGAAACCTCCACAGCCATGGGCTTCGGCTTTCGTTGTGGGTTTCTCGGACTACTACACATGGAAATAGTGCAAGAACGTTTAGAAAGAGAGTATGACCTGGATTTAATCACTACCGCTCCATCTGTGGTTTATCGCGTCACTACTACCGATGGGGAAATATTAGAAATAGATAACCCCAGTCAACTACCACCTGCGCAAAAAAGAGAGCAAATCGAAGAACCCTATATTCAAGTAGAAATTATCACCGCAGAAACCTACGTAGGAGCTTTGATGGAGTTGTGTCAAACGCGCCGGGGTATCTTTAAAGATATGAGATACTTTACCCAAACTCGCACTAAGCTTATTTATGAGTTACCCCTAGCTGAAGTGATTACCGACTTTTTTGATCAGCTCAAATCCCGTTCTAGGGGCTACGCTAGTATGGAGTATCAACTAATAGGTTATCGTGTCAATTCTTTAGTTAAACTCGATGTATTAGTCAATGGGGATAGCGTGGACTCCTTAGCGATGATTGTACATCAGGACAAAGCTTATAACATGGGTCGCGCCTTAGTAGAGAAACTCAAAGAATTGATACCTCGTCATCAGTTTAAAATACCAATACAAGCGGCAATAGGTTCAAGGATTATCGCTAGTGAACAGATACCCGCCCTGCGTAAAGACGTTTTAGCTAAGTGTTACGGTGGTGACATCAGTCGTAAGAAAAAATTATTGCAAAAACAAGCTAAGGGTAAAAAGCGCATGAAATCTATTGGTACGGTGGATGTTCCTCAAGAAGCTTTTATGGCTGTCTTACGCTTAACTCAATAA